In one Prosthecochloris aestuarii DSM 271 genomic region, the following are encoded:
- the lysA gene encoding diaminopimelate decarboxylase encodes MLDSRFFSYKDTVLSCEGVALDALAAEYSTPLFVVSRNALVEQYRAFEEAFSSLSHFTCYSVKANFNIHVIKALSDQGCGCDVNSGGELFRALKAGVDPQKIIMAGVGKSDQDIEYALQSGIFMLKAESLSELRHIEAVARRLGVTASVGVRINPNVTAETHPYITTGDSKEKFGIDEGSLDEMFDLFKSMKHVNFMCLDMHIGSQIFDTEFYHAATEKLLDVLDAARAKGFSIDYLDIGGGFPVTYEPQKPATPIEQFASVLIPVLKKTGTTIIFEPGRFIAANSGVMVTKVLYRKRNHIGKEFVIVDAGMTELIRPALYQSYHEIIGVKQQEATIVADVVGPVCESGDFFARGRTIDAVGEGEYLAILSAGAYGAVMSNNYNGRLRPAEVMVDNGRTSLIRKRDTFEQLIENEV; translated from the coding sequence GTGCTTGATTCAAGGTTTTTTTCATATAAGGATACTGTGCTCTCTTGTGAAGGAGTTGCTCTCGATGCCCTTGCGGCAGAGTACTCCACTCCATTGTTTGTCGTGAGCCGTAACGCTCTTGTTGAGCAGTACAGGGCTTTTGAGGAGGCTTTTTCTTCTCTCAGTCATTTTACCTGCTATTCGGTCAAGGCAAACTTCAATATTCATGTTATCAAGGCTCTCTCCGATCAAGGCTGCGGTTGTGACGTCAACTCGGGAGGAGAGCTTTTCAGGGCCCTTAAAGCAGGGGTGGATCCGCAGAAGATCATTATGGCAGGTGTTGGTAAAAGCGATCAGGATATCGAGTACGCTTTGCAATCAGGCATTTTTATGCTGAAGGCTGAATCTCTTTCCGAATTGCGCCACATCGAAGCTGTTGCCCGGCGACTTGGTGTGACAGCTTCGGTCGGTGTTCGCATCAATCCTAATGTAACTGCTGAAACGCACCCTTATATCACGACCGGCGACAGTAAAGAGAAATTCGGCATTGATGAGGGGTCATTGGACGAGATGTTCGATCTGTTCAAGTCGATGAAGCATGTCAATTTCATGTGTCTGGATATGCATATTGGTTCCCAGATTTTCGATACGGAATTTTATCATGCAGCAACAGAGAAGCTTCTCGATGTACTCGACGCGGCCCGTGCCAAAGGGTTTTCGATCGACTATCTCGATATCGGGGGAGGATTTCCGGTCACCTATGAACCGCAGAAGCCGGCTACGCCGATCGAGCAGTTTGCCTCGGTTCTGATCCCTGTTCTCAAAAAAACGGGAACGACGATCATTTTTGAACCAGGGCGGTTTATTGCCGCTAATTCAGGCGTTATGGTGACAAAGGTGCTCTATCGCAAACGCAATCATATTGGCAAGGAGTTTGTCATTGTTGATGCCGGCATGACTGAACTGATTCGGCCTGCGCTCTATCAGTCCTATCATGAAATCATCGGTGTCAAGCAGCAGGAGGCGACCATTGTTGCCGATGTCGTTGGTCCTGTTTGTGAATCGGGCGACTTTTTTGCCAGAGGCAGGACCATTGATGCTGTCGGGGAAGGAGAGTACCTTGCAATTCTATCAGCAGGAGCGTATGGTGCCGTTATGAGTAATAATTATAACGGACG
- the rpmG gene encoding 50S ribosomal protein L33 — translation MAKKENRVIITLECTEARKEGASPSRYTTTKNKKNQTERLVLKKYNPSLKKHTLHKEIK, via the coding sequence ATGGCTAAAAAAGAAAACAGGGTGATCATTACCCTCGAGTGTACTGAAGCAAGAAAGGAAGGCGCATCTCCTTCACGCTATACAACGACGAAAAACAAAAAAAACCAGACCGAGCGTCTTGTGCTCAAAAAGTACAATCCGAGCCTTAAAAAACACACGCTGCATAAAGAAATCAAGTAA
- a CDS encoding zinc ribbon domain-containing protein produces MDHTKINLIVRLQHLDNQIESIISLQKGLPEEIDALDEDVTFTTRQIEARKKIAGEHAKSRERLNETIRHCRSKIQTFKDKQTLARNNKEYDALSKQIEYEEKEIAQADIQLQDISHTEQKTLEMQAKGRQLIAENRYDEISEDMMPDDVLEQQLEDLKDQVKQKKEELESIIIESAEEVSELKEKIKKQRAVVESESKRLLSKYDHLKSGSIQNAVVKLHRQACSGCNTRVPTNRHTLIVQGGFYLCESCGRMVVHERLFEEAAEAQD; encoded by the coding sequence GTGGACCATACAAAAATCAACCTCATTGTCCGGCTGCAACACCTGGACAATCAAATTGAAAGCATCATCAGCCTGCAGAAAGGTCTGCCTGAAGAGATCGACGCACTTGACGAGGATGTCACGTTTACAACCAGGCAGATCGAAGCCCGTAAAAAAATCGCCGGCGAACACGCCAAGTCACGCGAAAGACTGAACGAAACCATCCGGCACTGCCGCTCAAAAATCCAGACTTTCAAGGACAAGCAGACTCTCGCACGCAACAATAAAGAGTATGATGCCCTTTCAAAGCAGATTGAATACGAGGAAAAAGAGATTGCCCAGGCAGACATTCAGTTGCAGGATATCTCTCATACTGAGCAGAAAACGCTCGAAATGCAGGCGAAAGGACGCCAGCTGATCGCAGAAAACCGTTACGATGAAATTTCAGAGGATATGATGCCGGACGATGTCCTTGAACAGCAGCTTGAAGATCTGAAGGACCAGGTCAAACAGAAAAAAGAGGAACTGGAAAGCATCATCATCGAATCAGCCGAAGAGGTCAGCGAGCTTAAAGAGAAAATCAAAAAGCAGAGAGCGGTCGTCGAAAGCGAGTCGAAACGCCTTCTTTCAAAATACGACCACCTGAAAAGCGGCAGCATTCAGAATGCTGTAGTAAAACTGCATCGCCAGGCATGCTCCGGATGCAATACCCGCGTTCCTACCAACCGTCACACCCTGATCGTTCAGGGAGGATTCTACCTGTGTGAATCATGCGGACGCATGGTTGTTCATGAACGCCTCTTTGAAGAAGCTGCCGAAGCCCAGGATTGA
- a CDS encoding pyridoxal phosphate-dependent aminotransferase: MALGTSERCRSVLQSDIRMMSVECHRLGGINLSQGVCDTPVPGVVLEGASHALSQRQNSYTHYAGIGGLREALAEKYRTMYGIDVDPQQEIVVSAGATGAMYCAFQALLNPGDEVIVFEPYYGYHISTLNALQAVPVFLSLTSPDWTFSEADLEAAVSSRTRAILINTPGNPSGKVFTLAELQRIADFAEEHDLFVFTDEIYEHFLYDGRRHHSPFALPGMRKRTVLISGFSKTFSVTGWRIGYAISDARWAQAIGYFNDLVYVCAPSALQPGVAAGLATLDTSYYLSLSAEYGFKRNRFCRALGEAGLNAVLPQGAYYVLADVSHLPGSTTRDKAMHILRTTGVASVPGSAFFRNENDQHLVRFCYAKDDVVLDAACERLMKLKEMD; encoded by the coding sequence ATGGCGCTTGGAACCAGTGAACGATGCCGTTCGGTTCTTCAGTCGGATATCCGGATGATGTCGGTCGAATGCCATCGTCTTGGCGGAATCAATCTTTCACAGGGAGTGTGCGATACCCCTGTACCCGGAGTTGTCCTTGAGGGCGCCAGTCATGCATTGAGCCAAAGACAGAACAGCTATACCCATTATGCCGGTATAGGGGGGCTTCGGGAGGCTCTTGCGGAAAAATACCGGACGATGTATGGTATCGACGTAGACCCGCAACAGGAAATTGTTGTCAGTGCGGGTGCCACCGGCGCAATGTATTGCGCTTTTCAGGCACTGCTGAATCCCGGCGATGAGGTGATCGTTTTCGAGCCCTATTACGGTTATCATATCAGTACCCTTAACGCTCTTCAGGCAGTTCCTGTGTTTCTTTCGCTCACATCACCGGACTGGACTTTCAGTGAAGCTGATCTGGAGGCAGCGGTGAGTTCCCGAACCAGAGCCATACTTATCAATACGCCCGGCAACCCGTCAGGAAAAGTGTTTACTCTCGCTGAACTGCAGCGTATAGCCGATTTTGCTGAGGAGCACGATCTTTTTGTGTTTACCGATGAAATCTATGAGCATTTTCTCTATGACGGGCGAAGGCACCATTCCCCGTTCGCTCTTCCCGGAATGCGGAAGCGAACGGTGCTCATTTCAGGCTTTTCCAAAACGTTCAGCGTGACCGGATGGCGGATAGGTTATGCAATTTCTGATGCACGATGGGCTCAGGCGATCGGATATTTTAATGACCTGGTTTACGTATGCGCACCTTCGGCGCTTCAGCCGGGCGTTGCGGCAGGTCTTGCCACCCTCGATACATCTTATTACCTGTCGTTATCGGCAGAGTACGGGTTCAAGCGCAACCGTTTCTGTCGGGCTCTTGGTGAGGCAGGCCTGAATGCTGTTCTTCCGCAGGGAGCTTACTACGTTTTAGCTGATGTTTCGCATCTTCCGGGAAGCACAACCCGCGACAAGGCAATGCATATTCTTCGGACGACAGGTGTCGCCTCTGTGCCCGGCAGCGCGTTTTTTCGCAATGAAAATGATCAGCACCTGGTCAGGTTCTGTTACGCCAAAGATGATGTTGTGCTTGATGCGGCCTGTGAGCGCCTGATGAAGCTGAAGGAGATGGATTAA
- a CDS encoding DUF456 domain-containing protein — protein sequence MTVSFFFWFVAAVLFSAGVAGLFLPALPGIVLVYAGLVAAAWAEGFSYVGSGSIIAMGMLAVFGYGIDLLAGVLGARRFGAGRYAVIGAGAGGVVGMFFGLPGLVLGPFIGAVCGELLARKGPVSAGRAGFGAWIGIIVGTAAKIAVVFAMIGVFIAARFF from the coding sequence ATGACTGTTTCATTTTTTTTCTGGTTCGTGGCGGCCGTTCTTTTTTCGGCGGGCGTTGCCGGGCTTTTTTTGCCGGCGCTTCCGGGGATTGTGCTTGTCTATGCCGGGCTTGTTGCTGCAGCATGGGCTGAAGGGTTCAGCTATGTCGGGTCCGGCTCGATTATAGCCATGGGGATGCTTGCTGTATTCGGATATGGCATTGATCTGCTTGCCGGAGTTTTGGGCGCCAGAAGGTTCGGCGCTGGACGCTATGCTGTTATTGGCGCAGGAGCCGGGGGTGTAGTCGGAATGTTTTTCGGGTTGCCCGGTCTTGTTCTGGGCCCGTTTATTGGTGCGGTTTGCGGTGAACTGCTGGCACGCAAAGGCCCTGTTTCGGCTGGAAGGGCGGGTTTCGGGGCGTGGATCGGCATCATTGTCGGGACAGCGGCCAAAATAGCTGTTGTGTTTGCTATGATCGGCGTCTTTATTGCTGCCAGGTTTTTCTGA
- the ybeY gene encoding rRNA maturation RNase YbeY: MSLELYNTTRRDIPEQKLMQVIEGVLGAEGLVIEDLTAVYCGNRLSRRINCEFLQHDYPTDTITFRYNDGEAVEGELYISLDIVAENAQRFNVSFTDELFRVTIHSALHLAGFEDTSVEERASMKDKEDHYLNCFCQEDSL, from the coding sequence ATGTCGCTTGAACTCTATAATACCACGCGTCGGGATATCCCTGAACAGAAACTGATGCAGGTGATTGAGGGGGTTTTGGGAGCCGAAGGATTGGTGATTGAGGATCTCACGGCAGTCTATTGTGGCAACAGGCTGAGCCGACGCATCAACTGCGAGTTTCTTCAGCACGATTACCCTACCGATACGATCACCTTCCGTTACAACGATGGAGAGGCAGTTGAGGGCGAGTTGTATATCTCACTCGATATTGTTGCAGAAAATGCACAACGGTTCAACGTCTCTTTTACTGATGAACTGTTTCGTGTAACCATTCATTCCGCATTGCATCTGGCCGGCTTTGAAGATACGAGCGTTGAAGAGCGGGCTTCCATGAAGGATAAGGAGGACCACTATCTCAATTGTTTTTGCCAGGAAGACTCTTTGTGA
- the hflX gene encoding GTPase HflX, translating to MDTYFSSEITRETALLVGVSATPELPRALVEDYLDELAFLADTAGADVVARIVQERKVKDPAWFIGKGKVDEMSHIVEGGQIDLVIFDDDLTPVQARNLEKAFDCKVLDRTELILQIFAIRAKSSQAKMQVELAQLEYLLPRLTRLWTHLSKQKGGIGTKGPGETQIETDRRLVRNRISLLKKKLKDLSLQHATQTKDRADIARVALVGYTNAGKSTLMNRLCPSAGAYAEDRLFATLDTKTRRLELRINKVVLLSDTVGFIRKLPHHLVECFRSTLDEVLQADFLLHIIDVSHPGFEEQMIVVRKTLEEIGVRHDNIIDVFNKVDALDDAEKLRGLREHYPEALFVSATRGLNLNALKEAISDYVGRQYHERHIRTHVSNYKLIGYIYQHAEVLDKGYEDEDVILTYRAHTRNLKHIDARIRAFENSESHVA from the coding sequence TTGGATACATATTTTTCTTCCGAAATTACCCGTGAGACGGCATTGCTTGTAGGAGTAAGCGCCACTCCTGAGCTTCCCAGAGCGTTAGTCGAGGACTATCTTGATGAACTGGCTTTTCTGGCAGATACCGCAGGCGCGGATGTCGTGGCCAGGATCGTTCAGGAGCGCAAGGTCAAAGATCCGGCATGGTTTATTGGAAAAGGCAAGGTCGATGAGATGTCCCATATCGTCGAGGGCGGCCAGATTGATCTCGTTATTTTTGACGATGACCTTACGCCTGTTCAGGCGCGTAACCTTGAAAAAGCGTTCGACTGCAAAGTGCTGGATCGCACAGAGCTTATTCTTCAGATTTTTGCCATACGGGCTAAATCGTCCCAGGCTAAAATGCAGGTGGAGCTTGCTCAGCTTGAATACCTTCTTCCCCGTCTGACAAGACTGTGGACTCATCTTTCGAAACAGAAGGGAGGTATTGGAACCAAAGGCCCTGGTGAGACCCAGATAGAGACGGATCGGCGGCTTGTGCGCAACAGAATTTCCTTGCTGAAAAAGAAGCTCAAGGATCTCTCACTCCAGCACGCAACCCAGACCAAGGATCGTGCTGATATTGCGCGGGTCGCTCTTGTGGGGTATACCAATGCAGGTAAGTCAACGTTGATGAACCGGCTTTGTCCGAGTGCCGGAGCCTATGCCGAAGACAGACTGTTCGCAACGCTCGATACCAAAACCAGACGTCTCGAACTGAGAATCAACAAGGTGGTTCTTCTGTCTGATACGGTCGGCTTTATCCGTAAACTGCCTCATCATCTTGTCGAGTGCTTTCGCTCTACGCTTGATGAAGTGCTTCAGGCGGATTTTCTCTTGCATATTATCGACGTCAGTCACCCTGGCTTTGAGGAGCAGATGATTGTAGTCCGTAAGACGCTTGAGGAAATCGGTGTCAGGCATGACAATATCATCGACGTTTTCAACAAGGTCGACGCTCTGGATGACGCTGAAAAACTTCGCGGACTGCGGGAGCACTATCCCGAAGCTCTTTTTGTATCCGCGACGAGAGGCCTCAACCTGAACGCGTTGAAGGAGGCGATCAGCGATTATGTCGGGCGCCAGTACCATGAACGCCATATCAGGACCCACGTCTCGAACTACAAGCTGATCGGCTACATTTACCAGCACGCGGAGGTGCTCGATAAAGGCTATGAGGATGAGGATGTTATTCTTACCTATCGCGCGCATACCAGAAATCTTAAACATATCGACGCCAGAATACGGGCGTTTGAGAACTCTGAGAGTCATGTCGCTTGA
- a CDS encoding phytoene/squalene synthase family protein: MNYSYTGQTIVQGSDGELTLENAYEYCRQIAKHHAKTFYLATLFLSKQQRKPIFAMYALLRTVDDLVDMAEDKIRSGSLSRSELSGMMENWKTRLRQCYDGDHNNDPIMMGWQDTLKHFTIPIELPLDLMDGVAMDIDFKPFETFDDLYIYCYKVASVVGLMCSEIFGYSDKKALEHAIELGIAMQLTNILRDIGEDIDRGRIYLPLEDLDRFGYTRQQFMKKEMNDNFIALIRFQIERARNYYRQSERGIPMLQKNARFAVMVSSLNYSAILKTIEKNGYDVFSQRAYRSFYQKISTIPYIWYKTTVS; this comes from the coding sequence ATGAATTACAGCTATACTGGACAAACCATTGTACAGGGGTCTGATGGCGAACTGACGCTTGAAAACGCCTACGAATACTGCCGTCAGATCGCAAAACACCACGCAAAAACATTCTACCTGGCGACGCTCTTCCTGTCTAAACAGCAAAGGAAACCGATCTTTGCGATGTATGCGCTTCTGCGGACAGTTGACGATCTGGTCGACATGGCAGAGGATAAGATCAGGAGCGGTTCTCTCAGCCGCTCCGAACTCAGTGGTATGATGGAGAACTGGAAAACCCGGCTTCGTCAATGTTATGATGGCGATCACAACAATGATCCGATCATGATGGGGTGGCAGGATACCCTGAAACACTTCACCATTCCCATCGAGCTGCCGCTCGACCTTATGGATGGCGTCGCCATGGATATCGATTTCAAGCCGTTCGAGACCTTTGACGATCTCTATATTTACTGCTACAAGGTTGCGTCAGTCGTTGGCCTGATGTGTTCAGAAATTTTCGGATACAGCGACAAAAAAGCTCTGGAACACGCCATTGAACTTGGCATAGCCATGCAGTTGACCAACATCCTGCGCGACATAGGAGAGGATATCGACCGGGGCAGAATCTATCTGCCGCTCGAAGACCTGGACCGGTTCGGATATACAAGGCAGCAGTTCATGAAGAAGGAGATGAATGATAACTTCATTGCGCTTATCCGCTTTCAGATCGAACGGGCCAGGAACTACTACCGTCAGTCCGAACGAGGAATACCGATGCTGCAGAAAAACGCACGTTTCGCCGTGATGGTCAGCAGCCTTAATTACAGCGCCATCCTAAAGACAATTGAAAAAAACGGGTACGATGTCTTCTCGCAACGAGCCTACCGCTCTTTTTACCAGAAAATCAGCACCATTCCCTACATCTGGTACAAGACGACCGTCTCCTGA
- the lysS gene encoding lysine--tRNA ligase, giving the protein MHRRLEERKLLEEEGVRPYPYGFDVTRHSRDIKENFLEETPETVSVAGRIMAVRKMGKASFFNIQDAKGRIQVYMKRDDVGQDAYRIFKLLDIGDIVGVKGFTFRTKTGEISIHAEEFMLLSKSLRPIPVAKEKEVDGQKVTYDAFSDKELRYRQRYVDLIVNPEVRNTFVKRSAIVTFMRTFFSEKGYLEVETPILQPVYGGAAARPFTTHHNALDMELYLRIANELYLKRLIVGGFDGVFEFAKDFRNEGIDRFHNPEFTQVELYVAYKDYYWMMELVEQLIYRANLAVNNSENTTFLDNEISLKPPFTRLSIADAIMQYCDRDISGKSESELRNIAKDLGLELDPKISSGKIIDEIFGEFVEPKLIQPTFIMDYPTEMSPLAKEHRSKEGVVERFELIVGGKELCNSFSELNDPVIQRNRLEEQAKLRLRGDDEAMVVDEDFLRALEYGMPPCAGLGIGIDRLVMLLCGEESIRDVIFFPHLKPE; this is encoded by the coding sequence ATGCACAGACGCCTTGAAGAACGAAAGCTGCTTGAAGAAGAAGGCGTCAGACCATACCCCTACGGGTTCGACGTAACGAGGCATTCCAGAGATATCAAAGAGAACTTCCTTGAAGAAACACCTGAAACGGTATCAGTTGCCGGTCGTATCATGGCCGTCAGAAAAATGGGAAAAGCCTCGTTTTTCAACATTCAGGATGCAAAGGGACGCATACAGGTCTACATGAAACGCGACGATGTCGGGCAGGATGCATACAGGATATTCAAACTGCTTGATATCGGTGATATTGTCGGCGTCAAAGGGTTCACGTTCAGAACCAAAACCGGTGAAATCTCGATCCACGCCGAAGAGTTCATGCTTCTGAGTAAATCGCTCAGGCCTATACCTGTCGCCAAAGAAAAAGAAGTTGACGGCCAGAAAGTCACCTATGACGCATTCAGCGACAAGGAACTGCGCTACCGTCAGCGTTACGTCGACCTGATTGTCAATCCTGAAGTAAGAAATACGTTTGTCAAGCGCTCCGCGATCGTCACCTTCATGCGTACCTTCTTTTCTGAAAAAGGATACCTTGAAGTCGAAACGCCTATTCTCCAGCCGGTCTACGGTGGTGCAGCAGCACGGCCGTTCACAACACACCATAACGCGCTGGACATGGAGCTCTACCTCAGGATCGCCAATGAGCTGTATCTCAAGCGGCTTATCGTAGGCGGTTTTGACGGTGTCTTTGAATTTGCCAAAGACTTCCGCAACGAAGGCATTGACCGCTTTCACAATCCTGAATTCACTCAGGTAGAACTCTATGTCGCCTACAAGGATTACTACTGGATGATGGAACTGGTCGAACAGCTCATCTACCGGGCCAACCTTGCTGTCAACAACAGCGAGAACACAACGTTTCTCGACAATGAGATCTCGCTCAAGCCTCCATTCACGAGGCTCTCGATCGCTGATGCCATCATGCAGTACTGTGACCGCGATATCAGCGGGAAGTCTGAATCCGAACTGAGAAACATCGCCAAGGATCTCGGACTGGAACTCGACCCGAAAATCAGCAGCGGAAAAATCATTGATGAAATCTTCGGTGAGTTCGTTGAGCCAAAGCTCATCCAGCCGACATTCATTATGGATTATCCGACAGAAATGTCACCGCTGGCAAAAGAACACCGTTCAAAAGAGGGTGTCGTCGAGCGATTTGAGCTGATCGTCGGAGGCAAAGAGCTCTGTAATTCCTTCTCCGAACTCAATGATCCGGTCATTCAGCGCAACAGACTCGAAGAACAGGCAAAACTCCGTCTTCGCGGGGACGATGAAGCCATGGTGGTCGATGAAGATTTTCTTCGCGCCCTCGAGTACGGCATGCCGCCGTGCGCTGGCCTCGGCATCGGCATCGATCGACTGGTCATGCTTCTGTGCGGCGAAGAATCGATCAGGGATGTCATTTTCTTTCCTCATCTGAAACCGGAATAA
- a CDS encoding AlbA family DNA-binding domain-containing protein has protein sequence MSLTWPQLENAPLLELIEQGESKHTEFKRVVHSPKKIAKSIAAFANTEGGVILIGVDDDKRITGIHSEKEMLEVVHLALKMHVEPHVEIETIIEEYKRRLVLLVFIAESNSKPHYHTATERDPDTLQEVTIQKVYTREGSHNKAASPDRIALMESGSTPLRFSFGKNEKMLLEHLGRHGTITAQEFSSLAGLSLQNAMQTLVTLVRTGTIKLCNDKTTSYYSL, from the coding sequence ATGTCACTCACCTGGCCTCAGCTTGAAAACGCTCCCCTGCTCGAACTCATCGAGCAGGGGGAGTCAAAGCACACCGAATTCAAACGGGTTGTGCACTCCCCGAAAAAAATAGCAAAATCAATTGCAGCATTCGCCAACACTGAAGGGGGAGTCATCCTCATCGGTGTTGACGACGACAAAAGGATCACGGGCATCCACAGCGAGAAAGAGATGCTTGAAGTCGTCCACCTTGCACTGAAAATGCATGTGGAACCTCATGTTGAGATTGAAACCATCATTGAAGAGTACAAACGAAGGCTGGTACTTCTGGTATTTATTGCCGAAAGTAACAGCAAACCGCACTACCATACCGCCACAGAACGGGACCCTGACACGCTGCAGGAGGTCACCATACAGAAAGTCTATACCAGAGAAGGAAGCCACAACAAAGCCGCTTCACCTGACAGGATAGCCCTCATGGAATCGGGAAGTACGCCGCTGAGATTCTCGTTCGGAAAAAACGAAAAGATGCTCCTGGAACATCTCGGGCGTCACGGGACCATTACAGCACAAGAGTTCAGCTCACTTGCCGGCCTCTCGCTGCAGAACGCCATGCAGACACTTGTAACCCTTGTAAGAACCGGCACGATAAAACTTTGCAACGATAAAACGACAAGCTATTATTCGCTGTAG
- a CDS encoding NAD-dependent epimerase: MNKILVTGAAGFIGFHVSRRLLERGDEVVGIDNLNSYYDVALKEARLEELEPFGQFRFIRMDLADREAMEDLFAIEKFDYVVNLAAQAGVRYSLQNPHAYIDSNIQGFINILEGCRHNHVGHLVYASSSSVYGANETMPFSVHDNVDHPLSLYAATKKANELMAHTYSHLYQIPTTGLRFFTVYGPWGRPDMALFLFTKAIVEGKPIKVFNYGKHRRDFTFIDDITEGVIRTLDHVAAPNPEWSGLSPDPGSSRAPWRVYNIGNSKPVNLMDYIDALERELGKTAEKEFLPMQPGDVPDTYADVDQLIQDVDYQPKTPVAEGIGRFVEWYRGYYGCSVPGD; encoded by the coding sequence TTGAATAAAATACTTGTTACCGGCGCAGCCGGTTTTATCGGTTTCCACGTCAGCCGCCGTCTGCTTGAACGCGGCGACGAGGTCGTAGGCATTGATAACCTGAACAGCTATTACGATGTTGCGCTTAAAGAAGCGCGACTTGAAGAACTCGAGCCGTTCGGGCAATTCCGGTTTATCCGTATGGACCTGGCCGACAGGGAGGCGATGGAGGACCTTTTTGCTATCGAAAAGTTTGACTACGTGGTCAATCTTGCGGCCCAGGCGGGAGTTCGCTACTCATTGCAGAATCCCCATGCTTATATCGACAGCAACATTCAGGGGTTTATCAATATCCTTGAAGGGTGTCGTCATAACCATGTGGGGCATCTGGTCTATGCATCGTCGAGCTCTGTCTATGGTGCGAACGAAACAATGCCTTTTTCGGTACATGACAATGTCGATCATCCGCTTTCACTCTACGCGGCGACCAAGAAGGCTAACGAACTGATGGCGCATACCTACAGCCATCTTTATCAGATTCCTACAACCGGTCTGCGTTTTTTCACCGTCTACGGTCCATGGGGCAGACCCGATATGGCGCTTTTTCTCTTTACAAAGGCTATTGTGGAGGGAAAACCGATCAAGGTTTTCAATTACGGTAAACACCGTCGAGATTTCACCTTCATCGACGATATTACGGAAGGGGTTATCAGAACGCTCGATCATGTCGCTGCCCCCAATCCTGAATGGTCCGGCCTCTCTCCCGATCCCGGTTCCAGCAGAGCACCCTGGAGAGTCTACAACATCGGTAACAGCAAGCCGGTCAATCTGATGGATTATATCGACGCTCTTGAGCGCGAGCTTGGCAAAACCGCCGAGAAGGAGTTTCTGCCCATGCAGCCTGGAGATGTTCCCGATACCTATGCAGATGTCGATCAGTTGATACAGGATGTAGACTATCAGCCCAAGACACCGGTAGCCGAAGGGATCGGCAGGTTTGTGGAATGGTACAGAGGGTATTACGGCTGTTCGGTGCCAGGGGACTGA
- a CDS encoding UpxY family transcription antiterminator, with translation MDETGNLCWYAVYVRSRFEKKVHLLLQEKGIVSFLPLVDTWRQWSDRKKKVSMPLFRGYVFVRIHYRQDHPFVLDTDGVVKFIGIGRAASVIRDRDIEWIKILTGEPDVRKEVLPLLPPGKQVKVIAGPFVGLEGVVRKDGRESKLVVYFESIMQGIEVTINAEYLSPLSDT, from the coding sequence ATGGACGAGACTGGAAACCTTTGCTGGTATGCAGTTTACGTTCGTTCCCGCTTTGAAAAAAAGGTGCATCTGCTGCTGCAGGAGAAGGGCATTGTAAGTTTTCTGCCGCTTGTCGATACCTGGCGTCAGTGGAGCGACAGGAAGAAAAAAGTGAGCATGCCGCTTTTTCGTGGTTATGTTTTTGTCAGAATTCATTACAGGCAGGATCACCCTTTTGTTCTCGACACCGATGGGGTTGTCAAATTTATCGGGATCGGCAGAGCAGCTTCGGTTATTCGCGATCGCGATATTGAGTGGATAAAGATTCTCACCGGTGAGCCTGATGTCCGTAAAGAGGTTCTGCCGCTGCTTCCGCCGGGCAAACAGGTCAAGGTGATCGCCGGACCGTTTGTCGGGCTTGAGGGTGTTGTTCGTAAGGATGGCCGGGAATCAAAACTTGTTGTGTATTTCGAAAGTATCATGCAGGGGATAGAGGTGACGATCAATGCGGAGTATCTCAGCCCTCTTTCCGATACGTAA